The Oncorhynchus keta strain PuntledgeMale-10-30-2019 unplaced genomic scaffold, Oket_V2 Un_contig_24277_pilon_pilon, whole genome shotgun sequence genome includes a window with the following:
- the LOC127921981 gene encoding extracellular matrix organizing protein FRAS1-like → MNANFLPDTGTRITSFSQADLTSRSVQYVHTSEEEKHADQFSFIVSDGANEVAQTFYITIRPVDDSLPLLVVPGMRVQEGVRKTITEFELKATDADTEVGWQT, encoded by the exons ATGAATGCTAATTTCCTTCCGGATACAGGAACACGCATCACGTCCTTCTCCCAGGCTGACCTGACCTCCCGCAGTGTCCAGTATGTTCACACCAGCGAAGAAGAGAAGCATGCGGACCAGTTCTCCTTCATCGTGTCTGACGGCGCTAACGAG GTTGCCCAGACGTTCTACATCACCATCCGGCCGGTGGATGACTCCCTCCCCCTGCTGGTGGTTCCTGGGATGAGGGTTCAGGAGGGGGTCAGGAAGACCATCACTGAGTTTGAACTGAAGGCCACCGACGCTGACACAGAGGTAGGCTGGCAGACT
- the LOC127921980 gene encoding extracellular matrix organizing protein FRAS1-like yields the protein MISSPKYGFIENTRRRVGSLGGSNTLVISPEVPFSMDDLTTDHIFYVQNVQNTDHHYQDTFSFYISDGSSQTEAFNVNIDILQTKEEMEPVVSVNRVQVEQNSGVVITNSSLNVLDQDTPDNDIIITVTKQPAYGKLRRTPVLLPASGERSDPVSGVHVHLPGRGRPASGVHSLTLLAGVQ from the exons ATGATCAGCTCGCCCAAATATGGCTTCATTGAGAACACGAGACGAAGAG TGGGCTCGTTGGGCGGTTCAAATACCCTCGTTATCAGTCCAGAGGTTCCCTTCTCCATGGAcgacctgaccactgaccacatCTTCTACGTTCAGAACGTCCAGAACACTGACCACCACTATCAGGACACCTTCTCCTTCTACATCAGTGATGGGTCCAGTCAGACAGAGGCCTTCAATGTCAACATAGATATACTG CAGACTAAGGAGGAGATGGAGCCGGTGGTATCAGTGAACAGAGTCCAGGTGGAGCAGAACTCAGGAGTGGTCATCACTAACTCCTCTCTCAACGTCCTGGaccaggacacaccagacaaCGACATCATCATCACCGTCACCAAGCAACCTGCCTAcg GTAAGCTGCGTAGGACGCCAGTTCTACTCCCAGCCTCTGGAGAACGGTCGGATCCTGTCTCAGGGGTCCACGTTCACCTACCAGGACGTGGTCGACCTGCTTCTGGTGTACACTCCCTGACGCTGCTAGCGGGGGTGCAGTGA